The proteins below are encoded in one region of Centropristis striata isolate RG_2023a ecotype Rhode Island chromosome 12, C.striata_1.0, whole genome shotgun sequence:
- the fgf13a gene encoding fibroblast growth factor 13a isoform X3 — protein MSGKVAKPKEDKDASKEPQLKGIVTKLYSRQGFHLQLQADGTIDGTKEEDNGYTVFNLIPVGLRVVAIQGVQTKLYLAMNSEGYLYTSEHFTPECKFKESVFENYYVTYSSMIYRQQQSGRGWYLGLNKEGEIMKGNHVKKNKPAAHFLPKPLKVAMYREPSLHDLTEFSRSGSGTPTKSRSASAVLNGGKAVSQNEST, from the exons AGCCCCAGCTGAAGGGGATTGTGACGAAGCTGTACAGTCGACAAGGTTTCCACCTGCAGCTGCAGGCAGATGGAACCATTGACGGAACGAAGGAGGAGGACAATGGTTACA CCGTGTTCAACCTTATTCCAGTGGGGCTGCGAGTGGTGGCCATCCAGGGGGTGCAGACCAAACTCTATCTGGCTATGAACAGTGAGGGTTACCTGTACACATCA GAACACTTTACACCAGAGTGCAAATTCAAGGAGTCGGTGTTTGAGAATTATTATGTGACATACTCGTCCATGATATACCGGCAGCAGCAGTCGGGCAGGGGCTGGTACCTCGGTCTGAACAAGGAAGGAGAAATCATGAAGGGGAACCATGTCAAGAAGAACAAGCCAGCAGCCCACTTCCTTCCCAAACCTCTTAAAG TGGCAATGTACAGAGAGCCATCCCTCCATGACTTGACGGAGTTCTCTCGCTCCGGCAGCGGCACACCCACCAAGAGTCGGAGCGCCTCGGCTGTGCTCAACGGAGGCAAAGCCGTGAGCCAGAATGAGTCGACGTAG
- the fgf13a gene encoding fibroblast growth factor 13a isoform X4, translated as MTFPLRKSVSEPQLKGIVTKLYSRQGFHLQLQADGTIDGTKEEDNGYTVFNLIPVGLRVVAIQGVQTKLYLAMNSEGYLYTSEHFTPECKFKESVFENYYVTYSSMIYRQQQSGRGWYLGLNKEGEIMKGNHVKKNKPAAHFLPKPLKVAMYREPSLHDLTEFSRSGSGTPTKSRSASAVLNGGKAVSQNEST; from the exons AGCCCCAGCTGAAGGGGATTGTGACGAAGCTGTACAGTCGACAAGGTTTCCACCTGCAGCTGCAGGCAGATGGAACCATTGACGGAACGAAGGAGGAGGACAATGGTTACA CCGTGTTCAACCTTATTCCAGTGGGGCTGCGAGTGGTGGCCATCCAGGGGGTGCAGACCAAACTCTATCTGGCTATGAACAGTGAGGGTTACCTGTACACATCA GAACACTTTACACCAGAGTGCAAATTCAAGGAGTCGGTGTTTGAGAATTATTATGTGACATACTCGTCCATGATATACCGGCAGCAGCAGTCGGGCAGGGGCTGGTACCTCGGTCTGAACAAGGAAGGAGAAATCATGAAGGGGAACCATGTCAAGAAGAACAAGCCAGCAGCCCACTTCCTTCCCAAACCTCTTAAAG TGGCAATGTACAGAGAGCCATCCCTCCATGACTTGACGGAGTTCTCTCGCTCCGGCAGCGGCACACCCACCAAGAGTCGGAGCGCCTCGGCTGTGCTCAACGGAGGCAAAGCCGTGAGCCAGAATGAGTCGACGTAG